From the genome of Agromyces badenianii:
GCTCTCCTTCTTCTCGGGCTTCATCTCCCGGGCGGTCGAGGCGGGCTGGCTCCCGTTCATGACGCAGGTGCAGGCCGGACAGCTCCGGTTCATCCTCGTCGGCGTCGCGATCATGTTGATCGTGATCTTCAGGCCTCAGGGCATCTTCGGAAACAAGAAGGAGCTGGCCTTTGTCAAGTGATGTCACTCCCACGTCCAAGCCGGTGAAGACCACCGGTCTCCACGTCGGTGCAGCAGAACCGGGATGCCGCAAGGTCGACCCGATCCTCATCGCCGACGGCGTCACCCGCACCTTCGGCGGTCTCAAGGCGGTCGATGTCGAGCACGTCGAGATCCCCCGCGGTGCGATCACCGCCCTCATCGGCCCGAACGGCGCCGGTAAGACCACGTTCTTCAACCTGCTGACGGGCTTCGACAAGCCCGACTCCGGCACGTGGGAGTTCGAGGGGCGCTCGCTCGCGCACGTCCCGGCCTACCGCGTCGCCCGCATGGGCCTCATCCGCACCTTCCAGCTGACGAAGGCCCTCGGGCTGCTGACCGTGCTCGACAACATGAAGCTCGGAGCGAAGGGCCAGAGCGGCGAGAACCTCTTCCGCTCGGTGCTGCCCTTCCTCTGGCGCAAGCAAGAGGAGGAGATCGAGGCGAAAGCCGTCGAGCTGCTGACTCGCTTCAAGCTCGACGCCAAGCAGACCGACTACGCCGCGAGCCTCTCGGGCGGGCAGCGCAAGCTGCTCGAGATGGCGCGGGCCCTCATGAGCGATCCCACGCTCGTGATGCTCGACGAGCCGATGGCCGGGGTGAACCCGGCACTGACGCAGTCGTTGCTCGACCACATCCTCGACCTGAAGTCGCAAGGCATGACCGTGCTGTTCGTCGAGCACGACATGCACATGGTGCGCCATATCGCCGACTGGGTCGTGGTGATGGCCGAGGGCCGCATCGTCGCCGAGGGCGATCCGCACACCGTCATGGAAGACCAGGCCGTGATCGACGCCTACCTCGGCGCCCATCACGACGCCGATCTCGGCGCGACCGACACCGAGCACGTCGAAGTTCTGAAGGAGCTCATCGATGACGAACAGTAATCCCGCCCCGGGCGCGGTGCTCGAACCCGTCGGCGACATGGTCGTCGAGGTCGATACGGTGACGGCGGGCTACCTGCCCGGCGTCAACATCCTGAACGCGTGCTCGCTCCAGGCGCGGCAGGGTGAACTCATCGGCATCATCGGCCCGAACGGTGCCGGCAAGTCCACCCTGTTGAAGGCGATCTTCGGTCTCGTGAAGGTGCGAGAGGGCACGATCCGCCTGAACGGTGAAGAGATCACGAACCTCAAGGCGAACAAGCTCGTCGCCAAGGGCGTCGGCTTCGTGCCCCAGACGAACAACGTGTTCCCGTCGCTCACCATCCAGGAGAACCTCGAGATGGGCCTGTTCCAGAAGCCCAAGGGGCTGAAGGAACGGCTCGAGTTCGTCACCGAGATCTTCCCCGAGCTCGGCAAGCGACTCGGCCAGCGGGCGGGCTCGTTGTCTGGCGGCGAGCGCCAGATGGTGGCCATGTCGCGCGCCCTCATGATGGGGCCGCACGTGATGCTCCTCGACGAGCCGAGCGCCGGCCTCTCGCCCGTGCGCCAAGACGAGGCCTTCCTGCGGGTGAAGGAGATCAACCGCGCCGGCGTCACGACGATCATGGTCGAGCAGAACGCCCGTCGCTGCCTGCAGATCTGCGACCGCGGCTACGTGCTCGACCAGGGTCGCGACGCCTACACCGGCACCGGTCGCGACCTGCTGAACGACCCGAAGGTCATCGGCCTCTACCTGGGCACGCTCGGCCAGGACTGAGCAGCGCCGAGCGCGCGCACGAAACGAAGGGGCGGATGCTGCGGCATCCGCCCCTTCGCGGTGCCGGAGAGGCCCGCGCCGGGGTCGCCAGCGTCCCTCGGCGAGCGGCCGCGAAGCGCACCGGCCGCGCCCTGGCCGGCGCCCGCGCCGCGCACCGGGAGGGCCGCGGTTGACGGACCCGTCGATAACCGGCCCTGCCGCCCTTTGCGAGGCACGACCCGGGGACGCGAAAGAGGGCCCCGGCCGAAGCCGGGACCCTCTCAGTGACGACCCGTACTAGTTGATGCGGGTGTACTTGTTGTCGTCGCCGTACTCGTAGACGCCGATGGTCGCCTCGGTCGGGTCACCGTGCTCGTCGAGCGTGATGGGACCGGAAGCGCCGTCGAAGTCGATCTGCTTGCCCTCAGCGAGGAGCTTCGCGCCGTCGGCGAAGGTGGTGACCTTCTCGCCGTCGCCCGAGCCACCCGACACCTGACGCAGGTACTTGGCGATGTCGGCACCTTCGGTGCTGTTCGCCGCGTACGCCGCAAGTGCGATCAGGACCGTCGCGTCGTACGACTCGGGGCCGTAGCTGAAGTCGGCGAGGTCGGGATCGATTGCGAGCAGGCGATCACGGAAGTCGTCTTCGAGCTTCGGGCCGGGCAGCGTGCCCTTCGAACCTGCGATGAGGCCCTCGGCGAAGTCGGCGCTGTAGTCCGACAGGTTGCCGTCGACGAAGTAGAGCTGTTCGCCGGGGTAGCCCGAGCCGACGAGCGCCGGCACGACGACCTTCGCCTCGTCGAAGGTGATGACCGCGACGGCGTCGGGGTTCGCGGCCGAGATGGCCGAGAGCTGCGCGTCGAAGTTGGAGTCACCGGTGTTGAAGAGCTCTTCGGCGACCACTTCGCCGCCTGCTGCCTCGAACGCTTCCTTCGTCGCGGCCGCGAGGCCGGTGCCGTAGGGGTCGTTCAGCACGAGCAGGCCGAGCGTCGAGTTGCCGTCGTCGGCGATCTGCGTGCCGAGCACCTCGCCCTGGAGCAGGTCGGAGGGCGCCGTGCGGAAGTACAGGCCGGCGTCTTCGTACTCGGTGAAGTCGGGCGAGGTGTTCGCCGGGGAGAACTGCACGACTCCGGCCGAGCTGATCTGGTCGATGACGGTGAAGGAGACACCCGACGACGCAGCACCGACGATCGCCGAGACGTCCTGCGAGAGCAGGTCGGTCACGGAGACGGTCGCGATGTCGGTCGTGGTGTCGCCCGAGTCACGGAAGATCACCTCGAGGCTCATTCCCGCATCCGCCTCGTTGACCTCTTCCGCGCCGAGCGCGACACCGGCCTCCTCGGGCGGGCCGAGGAACGCGAGCGTGCCGCTCTGGGGAAGGATCGTGCCGATCTTGAGGTCGAGGTCTCGCTCGCCGGCTTCGATCGGCAGTGCGTCACCGGTGTCGGCCGGCTCTTCCGTCTCGGCCGACGGCGTGCCGCCCGACGCGCACGCAGACAGGAGGAGGGTGCTGACGCCGGCGATGGCGAGACCCGTCCAGGCTGCGCGAGCCGAACGCTTGGCCGTGGCCTTCGCGAATACGCTCATGTTGCTCCTTGGGACTGAAGGAATTGGTACACAATGCAGCGCCATGGTGACGCCGTTGTCTGACAGTATTCCGCGCCAATGGCGGAAACAAGTCAGTGCGGTCACAACCGTGTAACGCCCCCTCAATCGTTACCTCGCCGACACCTCGCCTCGATCCGGCGCAAGGAACCCGCATGATTCCGGGCTCTCACGCGAGGATCGCGCGTCCGCGACATCCGCTCGCCGTGTGTCGCGAAGAGGGGGACGGCAGACCGTCGGCTCGGCCTCAGGCCGGTTCGGCGACCACGCGTCGCGAGGCGCGAACACCCCGCAGCAGGTCGACCGTCAGCACGATGAGCGCCACCCAGACGAGGGCGAACCCGATCCAGCGTTCGGGCGGCATCGGTTCCTTCAGCACGAAGACGCCCACGAGGAACTGGATGAAGGGGGCGAAGTACTGGATGAACCCCATGAAGATGAGGGGCAACCGTCGCGACGCCGCTGCGAAGAGCAGGAGCGGCACCGCGGTGATCGCTCCGGCGAGCAGGAGCAGCACCGTGTGCCACACGCTGACCGTACCGATGGTGAGGCCCGTGGTCATCGACACGAAGACGAGTTGCACGACGGCGAGCGGCGCGAGCCACACGGTCTCGATGGTCAGGCCCGAGACGGCGTCGACCTTCGGGCCGACCCGCTTCTTGATGAGGCCGTAGAAGCCGAACGAGAACGCGAGCACGAGCGCGATCCACGGCAGCTGCCCGTAGCCGACCGCGAGCACGACGACGGCGACGATCGAGATGCCGACGGCGATCCACTGCGTCAGATTCAGGCGCTCGCGCAGCACGAGCACGCCGAGGAAGACCGTGACGATCGGGTTGATGAAGTAGCCGAGCGCCGCCTCGACCACCTGGTTCGAGAGCGCGGCGTAGACGTAGGTCTGCCAGTTGATGAAGATGAGGAGCCCGGCCAGGCCCATCGTGAGCACGATGCGCCGGTCGCGGAGCAGCACCGCGAGCGGCCGCAACGCCCGCGTGACGGTGATGAGCAGCGCGCAGAAGACGAGGGAGAACAGCACGCGCCAGCCGACGATCTCGAACGGACCCGACGGTGCCAGCGCGATGAAGTAGACGGGCAGGAAGCCCCAGAGCCCGTAGGCGCCGATCGCGAAGAGAAGCCCGGAGCGACTCACGCCTGCCGAGGAGTCCGTCGAGGGGGAAGGCGCGGTCGCGGGGCGGGATGACACCAGCACAGACTACGCCCGGCCCGCGACGCCGCGCCGCGCCGCGTCAGCCGTCTGACGTCGAGATCCAGCCACACTGCCGCGACCCCGATCGGCCGAGGCATCCGCTCACCGGAACGACGACGAGGCCCGGACGCCCCGAGGGGGCATCCGGGCCTCGGATGAATCGTGTCGCCCTTAGCGGACGACGACTGCGAGCACGTCGCGAGCCGACAGCACGAGCAGGTCGTCGCCGCCGAACTTGACCTCGGTGCCGCCGTACTTCGAGTAGATCACCTTGTCGCCGACTGCGACGTCGAGCGGGACGCGGTTGCCGTTGTCATCGATGCGGCCGGGGCCCACTGCCACGACCTCGCCCTCCTGGGGCTTCTCCTTGGCGGTGTCGGGGATGACCAGACCCGATGCGGTGGTCTGCTCGGCCTCGACCTGCTTGATGACGATGCGATCCTCGAGCGGCTTGATGGAAACCGACACGGTTGACCTCTTTCTTGACGAAGACTGGTTAGCAGCCTCAGAGCGAGAGTGCTAAACCGAGTCTAGGCGCGATTTGGCACTCGTGCAACGTGAGTGCCAGCCCGTTCAGCCACGGGCGAACCTCGCCCAAGGGGCGATGCTAGCGTGGCCGGGTGGATCGCGCCGAACTCGTCGAACTGCTCTCGCCCGAGGGCCTCACGCTGCTCGACGGGCTGCCCGACTGGGACTCGAAGGCCGACATCGTCAAGACCGTCGCCGACCTCCGCAAGCAGGGGCATCCGCCGACGCTCGTCGCCGCCGTGCTCAGCCAGGCGAAGCTCCGCGCGAAGGCCGGAACGAAGTTCGGCCCGTTCGCCTCCCGGATGCTCTTCACCGAGGCCGGACTCGAGCAGGCGACGCGATTGAAGGTCGCCGCGCTGCACGCCGGGCGGTTCTCCCGCGCGGGACTCGGGCACGTGGCCGACCTCGGCTGCGGCATCGGCGGAGACGCCCTCGCGATGGCGGCGATCGACCTCGAGGTCACCGCCGCAGAGGCCGACGAGGTCACCGCGGCCATCGCAGCGTACAACCTCACCCCGTTCCCACGGGCGCGGGTGCTCCACGAGCAGGCCGAGCGCGTTCCGCTCGGCGGCATCGACGGCGCCTGGCTCGACCCCGCACGGCGCACCACCGCGGGCGGCACCACCAGGAGAATCACGGATGCCTCGGGCTACTCCCCCTCGCTCGACTTCGCCTTCCGGCTCGGCGAGCGCATGCCCGTCGGAGTGAAGCTCGGCCCGGGCACCGATCGCGAGGTCATTCCGTCTGACGCCGAGGCACAGTGGGTCTCGGTCGACGGCGACCTCGTCGAGCTCGGCGTGTGGTTCGGGCTCGTGGCCCGGCCCGGCATCCGCCGCGCCGCCCTCGTCGTCCGCGGCGAGGCCGCCCACGAGCTCACAGCCGGCGCCGACAGTGAAGACGCGCCCGTCGGCCCACTCGGCGACTACCTCTACGAGCCCGACGGGGCGGTGATCCGGGCACGCCTGATCGGCGACCTGGCCCGCGCCCACGGCGCGTGGATGCTGAGCAGCGGAATCGCCTACCTCACCGCCGACACTGCGTTCGACTCGCCGTTCGCCCGGGGCTTCCGGGTGCTCGAGCGACTGCCGGCCGACGAACGGCAGTTGCGCCAGGCGCTCGCCGCTCGCGGCATCGGCACGCTCGAGATCAAGAAGCGCGGCGTCGACGTCGACCCGGCCGCGCTGCGCACGCGACTGAAGCTGCGCGGTTCGGCATCAGCGACGATCGTGCTGACCCGTGAGGCCGGTCGCCATGTCACGCTGCTCGTCGAGCGGATCTGACGCGGGCGTCAGGGCGTCACCGCGTCGGTGCGTCAGGGCGTCACGACGTCAGCGCGCCGAAGACGATCGCGTAGTACCCGATCCAGACGGCCGAGAAGACGAGCCCGGCGAGCCCGGTGCCGATGCCGACGAAGGCGAGCGCGCGGCCGTGCTCCTCGCGGCGCAGGCCGAGCACCCCGAAGACGATCGCGGCGATCGACAGTGGCAGCATCCAGCCGACGAAGAGGGATGCCGCGCCGCCGATGGTGCCGATCACGGCGGCGACCCAGCTGAAGACCCGCCGCTGGGTGCGATCTTCCGCCGCGTCGCTCGCGTCGGTGCTGCCGGGGCGATGCACGATGAGGAGCTGCCCCGTCGAGATCGACCGGAGCTGCCCGGTGTCGAAGGGCACATCGAACTCGCGCACCGTCGGATCTGGACGGAAGGTCGGCTCGGCCGGCTGGAACGGCGCAAGCGCTTCGAGCGGCGTCGAGGCACGGTCGAGTGGGACGACCGGCCGGCCGTCGCCCGCGCCGGCCGGACCCGACGGGTCGGGTCGACCCGGTGCACCGGCCGCGGTCATCGGGTTCGTTCCGGATGCTTCTGCACTGCTCGCCCCCGACAAGCGGTCGGGGGTCCCGCCGTCGGGCGAAACCCCCTCGCGCTCAACCATGGACTACTCCTCAGTAGTAGTAGTTGTTGTCGTAGCTGGCGAAGAGCACGCCCCACAGCACGAACGACAGCAGCGCGATGCCGATGCCGACGAATCCGAGGATGATGCCCGTCAGCCACATGCCCTTGGCCGCCGGCTCCTTCTTCTTGCCGAGGAAACCGAGCACCACGGCCGCCGCCGGGATGAACAGCTGCAGGATGCCGCCCACGAACGGGATGAAGACGACGAAGAAGCCGATGACGCCGACGATGCCGGCGATCAGCGAGATCAGGCTGAGCACGGGGGTCGACTTGGTCGGTGCTGCCGCGCCATAGGCGGCTGCGCCGTACGCGGCCGCCGGAGCACCGTACGCGGGCGCCGGCTCACCGGGCGCAGCCGGCGCCGGAGCACCGTACCCGGGCGGCGGCGGGGGCGGGGTCGCAGCGCCGTAGCTCGGCGGCACGGGCGGCGCCGGAGGAACGGGCGGTGCGGGCGGCTCGGGCGCGGCCGGCGGCTCGGGTGCAGACGGCACCTCGGGCACGTCGGGGCCGGTCGCGGAGACGTCGACGGGGGCGACAGGCTCGGGCGCGCCCGGAATCGCGGGCTCTGGGGCGTCGGGCGACGTGGGCTCGGGAACGCGCGGCGTCTCGGGCTCGGCCGGCACCTCGGGGAGGTCGGGATTCTTGGGATCACTCATGGCATTCGCCCTTCTGCGTGGTCGATGGAGGCTCGGTCGGCCCGCGGCTCAGTACGGTCGCGCCGCTCAGTACGGTCGCGCCGCTCAGTACGTGGTGTCGAAGCTGCCCGACGACGCCAGCGATGCGAACAGCGCGATGAAGATGATCACGCCGATGATCGAGAGGACGATGCCGATGTACCCGACGATCAGGCCGGCGACTGCGAGTCCACGAC
Proteins encoded in this window:
- a CDS encoding ABC transporter ATP-binding protein, producing the protein MSSDVTPTSKPVKTTGLHVGAAEPGCRKVDPILIADGVTRTFGGLKAVDVEHVEIPRGAITALIGPNGAGKTTFFNLLTGFDKPDSGTWEFEGRSLAHVPAYRVARMGLIRTFQLTKALGLLTVLDNMKLGAKGQSGENLFRSVLPFLWRKQEEEIEAKAVELLTRFKLDAKQTDYAASLSGGQRKLLEMARALMSDPTLVMLDEPMAGVNPALTQSLLDHILDLKSQGMTVLFVEHDMHMVRHIADWVVVMAEGRIVAEGDPHTVMEDQAVIDAYLGAHHDADLGATDTEHVEVLKELIDDEQ
- a CDS encoding ABC transporter ATP-binding protein, with product MTNSNPAPGAVLEPVGDMVVEVDTVTAGYLPGVNILNACSLQARQGELIGIIGPNGAGKSTLLKAIFGLVKVREGTIRLNGEEITNLKANKLVAKGVGFVPQTNNVFPSLTIQENLEMGLFQKPKGLKERLEFVTEIFPELGKRLGQRAGSLSGGERQMVAMSRALMMGPHVMLLDEPSAGLSPVRQDEAFLRVKEINRAGVTTIMVEQNARRCLQICDRGYVLDQGRDAYTGTGRDLLNDPKVIGLYLGTLGQD
- a CDS encoding ABC transporter substrate-binding protein, with amino-acid sequence MSVFAKATAKRSARAAWTGLAIAGVSTLLLSACASGGTPSAETEEPADTGDALPIEAGERDLDLKIGTILPQSGTLAFLGPPEEAGVALGAEEVNEADAGMSLEVIFRDSGDTTTDIATVSVTDLLSQDVSAIVGAASSGVSFTVIDQISSAGVVQFSPANTSPDFTEYEDAGLYFRTAPSDLLQGEVLGTQIADDGNSTLGLLVLNDPYGTGLAAATKEAFEAAGGEVVAEELFNTGDSNFDAQLSAISAANPDAVAVITFDEAKVVVPALVGSGYPGEQLYFVDGNLSDYSADFAEGLIAGSKGTLPGPKLEDDFRDRLLAIDPDLADFSYGPESYDATVLIALAAYAANSTEGADIAKYLRQVSGGSGDGEKVTTFADGAKLLAEGKQIDFDGASGPITLDEHGDPTEATIGVYEYGDDNKYTRIN
- the rarD gene encoding EamA family transporter RarD, which produces MSSRPATAPSPSTDSSAGVSRSGLLFAIGAYGLWGFLPVYFIALAPSGPFEIVGWRVLFSLVFCALLITVTRALRPLAVLLRDRRIVLTMGLAGLLIFINWQTYVYAALSNQVVEAALGYFINPIVTVFLGVLVLRERLNLTQWIAVGISIVAVVVLAVGYGQLPWIALVLAFSFGFYGLIKKRVGPKVDAVSGLTIETVWLAPLAVVQLVFVSMTTGLTIGTVSVWHTVLLLLAGAITAVPLLLFAAASRRLPLIFMGFIQYFAPFIQFLVGVFVLKEPMPPERWIGFALVWVALIVLTVDLLRGVRASRRVVAEPA
- the groES gene encoding co-chaperone GroES — protein: MSVSIKPLEDRIVIKQVEAEQTTASGLVIPDTAKEKPQEGEVVAVGPGRIDDNGNRVPLDVAVGDKVIYSKYGGTEVKFGGDDLLVLSARDVLAVVVR
- a CDS encoding THUMP-like domain-containing protein; amino-acid sequence: MDRAELVELLSPEGLTLLDGLPDWDSKADIVKTVADLRKQGHPPTLVAAVLSQAKLRAKAGTKFGPFASRMLFTEAGLEQATRLKVAALHAGRFSRAGLGHVADLGCGIGGDALAMAAIDLEVTAAEADEVTAAIAAYNLTPFPRARVLHEQAERVPLGGIDGAWLDPARRTTAGGTTRRITDASGYSPSLDFAFRLGERMPVGVKLGPGTDREVIPSDAEAQWVSVDGDLVELGVWFGLVARPGIRRAALVVRGEAAHELTAGADSEDAPVGPLGDYLYEPDGAVIRARLIGDLARAHGAWMLSSGIAYLTADTAFDSPFARGFRVLERLPADERQLRQALAARGIGTLEIKKRGVDVDPAALRTRLKLRGSASATIVLTREAGRHVTLLVERI
- a CDS encoding DUF4190 domain-containing protein, which codes for MVEREGVSPDGGTPDRLSGASSAEASGTNPMTAAGAPGRPDPSGPAGAGDGRPVVPLDRASTPLEALAPFQPAEPTFRPDPTVREFDVPFDTGQLRSISTGQLLIVHRPGSTDASDAAEDRTQRRVFSWVAAVIGTIGGAASLFVGWMLPLSIAAIVFGVLGLRREEHGRALAFVGIGTGLAGLVFSAVWIGYYAIVFGALTS